From a single Oceanobacillus kimchii X50 genomic region:
- a CDS encoding FAD/NAD(P)-binding protein: MYKWIVIGGGVQGCSVASRLLIEKKVTTEELLIIDPHAEPLEMWQRITSKIGMQYLRSPVVHHLEADPYSLKKFAKLHDFTQPFKGKYGRPRLDLFNDHSLNVVNKTGVRDSWRQGLVNKLAKHSIGWEVSVQDGQNFYGERVILAIGVNNTPHFPTWAQELQDNERMNHIFDLKKDLPNSGNIIVVGGGMTAAQLASNLSKQQDVNSVTLVKRHPFRIHRFDSDPGWLGPKFLTSFDKLTNYKKRREVIQEARYRGSITKDVYINIKKQINTGKLHVYNGGVVSAKLEGQCIQLLTSQDEMLSGDAVLLSTGAEPSLPGREWLKEAIDHIRLPCAPCGFPIVSKSLEWKNGLFVTGALAELEIGPVSRNIAGARKATERILQTA, encoded by the coding sequence ATGTATAAATGGATTGTTATTGGTGGAGGTGTACAGGGATGCTCTGTAGCCTCTCGTCTACTTATAGAGAAAAAAGTAACGACGGAAGAGTTGCTTATTATTGACCCGCACGCTGAGCCATTAGAAATGTGGCAACGAATCACGAGTAAAATCGGTATGCAGTATTTAAGGTCACCGGTAGTACATCATTTAGAAGCGGATCCATATAGTTTGAAGAAGTTTGCGAAGCTACATGATTTTACACAACCTTTTAAAGGAAAATATGGTCGACCTCGCCTAGATCTTTTTAACGACCACAGCTTAAATGTTGTAAATAAAACAGGAGTAAGAGATTCTTGGAGACAAGGTTTGGTTAATAAGCTTGCAAAGCATAGCATTGGTTGGGAAGTAAGTGTACAAGATGGCCAGAATTTCTATGGGGAGCGTGTTATCTTAGCCATAGGGGTGAATAATACGCCACATTTCCCTACCTGGGCACAAGAATTACAAGACAACGAGCGTATGAATCATATATTTGACTTAAAAAAAGACCTCCCTAACAGTGGGAATATAATCGTTGTTGGCGGTGGTATGACAGCTGCCCAACTCGCATCCAATTTGTCAAAGCAACAAGATGTTAATTCAGTTACATTAGTAAAACGTCATCCTTTTCGTATTCACCGCTTTGACAGTGATCCGGGCTGGCTTGGTCCTAAGTTTTTAACTAGCTTTGATAAGTTAACGAATTATAAGAAAAGACGTGAAGTGATCCAAGAGGCTAGGTATCGCGGTTCTATTACAAAGGATGTCTATATAAATATTAAGAAACAAATAAATACTGGTAAATTGCATGTTTATAATGGAGGGGTTGTATCTGCAAAACTAGAAGGTCAATGTATACAACTGCTGACTAGTCAAGATGAAATGTTAAGTGGTGATGCAGTTTTATTATCCACCGGAGCTGAACCTAGTTTACCAGGAAGAGAATGGTTGAAAGAAGCTATCGATCATATAAGATTACCTTGCGCTCCTTGTGGTTTTCCGATCGTCTCCAAATCATTAGAGTGGAAAAACGGTCTATTTGTTACAGGAGCTTTAGCCGAGCTTGAGATAGGGCCAGTATCACGTAATATTGCCGGAGCGAGAAAAGCAACCGAACGAATCTTACAAACCGCATAG